The following coding sequences lie in one Crassostrea angulata isolate pt1a10 chromosome 10, ASM2561291v2, whole genome shotgun sequence genomic window:
- the LOC128167363 gene encoding uncharacterized protein LOC128167363 encodes MSSKKLSFAENFALSGAAAIISKTAAAPIERIKLLVQNQDEMLKAGRLSEPYKGVIDCTVRTYKTEGFLPFWRGNMANCIRYFPTQALNFAFKDKIKQIFKASKQDSYMLGFAKNIGSGGLAGAMSLCFVYSLDYCRTRLANDAKAAGKGGGERQFNGMVDVYRKTIASDGVAGLYRGFVISCVGIIVYRGCYFGFYDTLRPILLGDNASVLLSFALGYVVTISAGLVSYPIDTIRRRMMMTSGEAVKYKGSLDCAMVIIKNEGFMSLMKGAGANILRGVAGAGVLAGFDKFQALYIAWRLGNEK; translated from the coding sequence ATGTCTTCTAAAAAGCTTTCCTTCGCAGAAAACTTCGCTCTTAGTGGAGCTGCTGCCATCATTTCCAAAACTGCAGCTGCACCTATTGAAAGAATCAAGCTTTTGGTTCAGAATCAAGATGAAATGCTCAAGGCTGGTCGTTTGAGTGAGCCATACAAGGGTGTCATTGACTGCACAGTCCGTACCTACAAAACTGAAGGATTTCTTCCATTCTGGAGAGGAAACATGGCCAACTGTATCCGATATTTCCCAACTCAGGCTCTTAACTTTGCCTTCAAGGACAAGATCAAGCAGATCTTCAAGGCCTCTAAACAAGACAGCTACATGTTGGGATTTGCCAAAAACATTGGATCAGGAGGTCTTGCTGGAGCCATGTCCCTCTGCTTCGTCTACTCCCTCGACTACTGCAGAACCCGTCTGGCTAATGATGCCAAGGCAGCTGGAAAAGGTGGCGGAGAACGTCAGTTCAACGGAATGGTTGATGTATACAGAAAGACCATTGCATCTGATGGAGTTGCTGGATTATACAGAGGTTTTGTCATCTCCTGCGTAGGAATCATTGTCTACAGAGGTTGCTACTTCGGCTTTTATGACACTTTACGACCAATTCTCCTAGGAGACAATGCTAGTGTCTTGTTATCATTTGCTCTTGGATACGTGGTCACAATTAGCGCTGGGCTGGTCTCCTACCCCATCGATACAATCAGGAGACGTATGATGATGACATCCGGTGAGGCTGTCAAATACAAGGGATCATTGGATTGCGCTATGGTCATTATCAAGAACGAGGGATTCATGAGCTTGATGAAGGGAGCTGGAGCCAACATTCTAAGAGGTGTAGCCGGCGCTGGTGTGCTCGCTGGATTCGACAAATTCCAAGCCCTCTATATTGCCTGGCGTTTAGGCAACGAGAAGTAG